A single window of Rhizophagus irregularis chromosome 32, complete sequence DNA harbors:
- a CDS encoding uncharacterized protein (MEROPS:MER0036044): MTDLQIRLLRHALIILLGGSYLICSTILILMLIPPFTLFGCFFLPTAVGCSVVGAYCIAWLAYLSFAQTDREFNVPYNPKRIIKVNYAIFQALWASIFYLPLLAEYGYLRFFVLRKKLRRIIKEDIFYGSQTNTNRLDVYIPDTAKLQQQFFDKATHPVIVFIYGGAWGSGDKIMYSLLALRLRHLGYVVVVPNYTLYPNAKIDLIISDIKRSLVWTKRYINKFGGDPNKIHLMGHSAGAHLASLVTIRDAIIKSQTNSNLVAREFTNLEDIDPELELPKIHGLILLSGVFDISRHFIWESNRGVEEISAMARVMGGTQESFALNSPTTLIENALKSRDINMDKLKRLMPAKILFIHGNKDKVVPLESTLRFNGMLNELNIKDLRLRIPAEMAHSDSVTGFMYSPFKNNYTSQLLYELADFMSC, translated from the exons ATGACAGACTTGCAAATTCGTTTATTGCGGCACGCGCTTATTATCTTGCTTGGTGGTTCATATTTGATTTGTTCAACAATCTTAATACTAATGCTTATTCCACCATTTACACTCTTTGGgtgtttttttttgccaaCCGCTGTTGGGTGTAGCGTTG TTGGTGCTTATTGTATTGCATGGTTGGCATATTTATCCTTTG cTCAAACAGATCGTGAATTCAATGTTCCATATAACCCCAAACGcataataaaagttaattatgCCATATTTCAAGCATTGTGGGCTTCCATATTTTATCTGCCATTATTAGCAGAATATGGATATCTGAGATTCTTTGTATTAAGGAAAAAGCTTCGGCGAATTATAAA aGAAGACATATTTTATGGAAGCCAAACGAATACAAATCGTCTTGATGTTTATATTCCCGATACCGCAAAGTTACAGCaacaattttttgataaagctACACATCCCGTGATTGTGTTTATTTATGGTGGAGCTTGGGGCTCtg gcGATAAAATAATGTACAGTCTATTAGCTCTCCGATTAAGACATCTGGGTTACGTGGTAGTTGTCCCTAATTATACTCTATATCCAAAT gcGAAGATTGATCTAATTATTTCTGATATCAAACGATCTTTAGTTTGGACGAAAAGATATATCAA TAAATTTGGTGGTGATCCTAATAAAATCCATCTTATGGGGCATTCAGCAGGCGCCCATTTAGCTTCTCTCGTAACAATTAGAGATGCAATTATTAAATCTCAAACTAATTCAAACCTGGTAGCTCGAGAATTTACGAATTTAGAAGATATTGATCCTGAATTAGAGTTGCCAAAAATTCATGGATTAatatt attgtCTGGCGTGTTTGATATATCAAGACATTTTATATGGGAATCTAACCGTGGTGTAGAGGAGATTTCTGCAATGGCTCGAGTAATGGGTGGCACACAAGAAAGCTTTGCTTTGAATTCACCTACAACTCTTATTGAAAATGCTTTGAAAAGTAGAGATATAAATATGGATAAGCTAAAAAGGTTGATGCCTgcaaaaatattgtttattcaTGGAAATAAGGATAAAGTTGTTCCATTAGAATCTACATTAAGATTTAATGGTAtgttaaatgaattaaacatAAAAGATCTAAGACTAAGAATACCTGCAGAAATGGCTCATAGTGACTCAGTGACTGGCTTTATGTATAGTccttttaaaaacaattatacTTCTCAACTATTATATGAACTTGCTGATTTCATGTcatgttaa